The Raoultibacter phocaeensis genome contains a region encoding:
- a CDS encoding YebC/PmpR family DNA-binding transcriptional regulator, whose amino-acid sequence MSGHSKWATTKHRKAAQDAKRSALFSKLSRNITVAAKEGGDPNPDNNASLAAAIEKAKGYSLPKDKIKTAIDKAFGSGKDAANYETVIYEGYGPAGVAVYLEALTDNRNRTAADVRSAFSHANGSLGTSGSVAFQFERKGQIMIPKEIEGDKKEGMKANGAAGDEEEFMLAVADAGGDDYEDADEEWIVYTAPTELMAVKKALEESGLETKGAELIMEATTPTEVSISDAKKVMRLIDKFEELEDIQNVYHSMDVTDEIAAALDSE is encoded by the coding sequence ATGTCAGGGCATTCAAAATGGGCAACCACGAAGCACCGCAAAGCCGCGCAGGACGCTAAGCGCTCGGCTCTGTTCTCCAAACTGTCCCGTAACATCACGGTGGCAGCCAAGGAGGGTGGCGACCCGAACCCCGACAACAACGCGTCGCTCGCGGCCGCCATCGAAAAGGCGAAGGGCTACTCGCTTCCTAAAGACAAGATCAAAACCGCCATCGACAAGGCGTTCGGCAGCGGCAAAGATGCGGCCAACTACGAGACGGTCATCTACGAAGGCTACGGGCCTGCGGGCGTCGCCGTCTACCTCGAGGCGCTCACCGATAACCGCAATCGCACCGCCGCCGACGTGCGCAGCGCGTTCTCTCATGCGAACGGCAGCTTGGGCACGTCCGGTTCGGTCGCGTTCCAGTTCGAGCGCAAAGGCCAGATCATGATCCCGAAAGAGATCGAGGGCGATAAAAAAGAGGGCATGAAGGCGAACGGCGCCGCTGGCGACGAAGAGGAATTCATGCTTGCTGTGGCCGATGCCGGTGGCGACGATTACGAAGATGCCGACGAGGAGTGGATCGTCTACACCGCGCCCACCGAGCTTATGGCGGTGAAGAAGGCGCTTGAGGAGTCGGGCCTTGAGACGAAGGGTGCCGAGCTTATCATGGAGGCTACGACCCCCACCGAGGTGAGCATTTCCGACGCGAAGAAGGTCATGCGCCTCATTGATAAGTTCGAAGAGCTTGAAGACATTCAGAATGTGTATCACTCGATGGACGTAACCGACGAAATCGCCGCAGCGCTCGATAGCGAGTAG
- a CDS encoding HAD family hydrolase: MQVSGVIFDCDGTLLDTMGAWRRAERTLAARAGASLDARDVDILTTLTVPEAGAFFNEKYGVGTCAEEVADMIQDLVVGHYALSVEARLGALEFVRALASLGIKMGVASSSPNHLLEIGLGHAGLREFFSIVASTDDVGASKREPAVYDYARAFLGTPKEETWVFEDAAYALRTLRGAGYRTIGIHDRDDSGTFDELAELSDFAIRGYADLDIVEFVAGRYARREVAACSPCAAARPIMESVRTL; encoded by the coding sequence CGACGGAACGCTGCTCGATACGATGGGGGCATGGAGGCGTGCGGAGCGTACGCTTGCGGCTCGGGCGGGGGCTTCGCTCGATGCGCGCGACGTGGACATTCTCACTACGCTGACCGTGCCCGAGGCGGGTGCGTTCTTTAACGAGAAGTACGGAGTCGGAACGTGCGCCGAAGAGGTTGCCGACATGATCCAGGATCTGGTCGTCGGCCACTATGCGCTTTCGGTCGAAGCCCGTTTGGGGGCGCTTGAGTTCGTCCGTGCGCTCGCTTCGCTCGGGATCAAGATGGGAGTGGCGTCGTCAAGCCCGAATCACCTGCTTGAGATCGGTCTCGGACATGCGGGGCTGCGCGAATTCTTCTCGATTGTCGCCTCGACCGACGACGTGGGCGCCTCGAAGCGCGAGCCGGCGGTATACGACTATGCTCGGGCCTTTCTGGGAACGCCGAAGGAAGAAACATGGGTGTTCGAGGATGCCGCGTACGCGTTGCGCACGCTTCGCGGAGCAGGTTATCGTACGATCGGCATCCATGACCGCGACGATTCGGGTACGTTCGACGAGCTTGCCGAGCTGTCCGATTTCGCGATTCGCGGCTACGCCGATCTCGACATCGTGGAGTTTGTCGCGGGGCGCTACGCAAGACGAGAAGTTGCCGCCTGTTCGCCCTGTGCCGCCGCACGTCCTATTATGGAGAGCGTTCGCACTCTCTGA
- a CDS encoding HAD family hydrolase translates to MEQTPYRAIFFDLDGTLLPMDLGEFMQSYFERLAGYVAAHGVDPETFTAGLKAGIKAMASHDDSRLNSEAYWEAFFTIVDEGAADWIPLVSEFYERDFGEIGRGVVADPDAARAVSALRSKGYPLVLATMPMFPLAAVKWRLRWAGIDPSAFSRITNYENSTSVKPKLAYYAENLRAAGLDGSDVLMVGNNTLEDLACLDLGMDAYLVTDHLLDPAKFDLSTVKHSRMAAFADWAEALPVCEAPAADIVSGPVAHEA, encoded by the coding sequence ATGGAGCAAACACCTTACCGCGCAATCTTCTTCGATCTTGACGGCACGCTTCTGCCGATGGATCTGGGCGAGTTCATGCAGTCGTATTTCGAGCGTCTCGCGGGCTACGTGGCCGCGCACGGCGTCGATCCCGAAACGTTTACCGCAGGTCTCAAGGCGGGCATTAAGGCGATGGCGTCGCACGACGATAGCCGTTTGAATTCCGAGGCGTACTGGGAGGCGTTTTTCACCATCGTTGACGAAGGCGCGGCCGATTGGATTCCGCTGGTGAGCGAGTTCTACGAGCGCGACTTCGGGGAAATCGGCCGAGGCGTTGTGGCTGACCCCGATGCTGCCCGTGCCGTTTCGGCCCTGCGTTCGAAGGGCTACCCGCTCGTGCTCGCCACGATGCCCATGTTCCCGCTCGCCGCTGTGAAATGGCGACTTCGTTGGGCGGGTATCGATCCGAGCGCGTTTTCGCGCATCACCAACTACGAGAACTCGACTTCGGTCAAACCCAAGCTCGCCTACTACGCCGAGAACCTTCGCGCTGCAGGGCTCGACGGCTCAGACGTGCTTATGGTGGGCAATAACACTCTGGAAGACCTCGCGTGCCTCGATCTCGGGATGGACGCCTACCTCGTAACCGATCACCTGCTCGATCCGGCGAAATTCGATCTATCGACGGTGAAGCACTCGCGCATGGCCGCGTTCGCCGACTGGGCGGAGGCGCTGCCCGTGTGCGAGGCACCTGCGGCCGACATCGTGTCGGGGCCCGTTGCGCATGAAGCGTAG
- a CDS encoding cold-shock protein yields MAEGTVKWFNPEKGYGFISQNDGEDLFVHFSEIKMDGFKTLDEGAAVQFDVTTGQNGKLQASNVTKA; encoded by the coding sequence ATGGCGGAAGGTACTGTTAAGTGGTTCAACCCGGAAAAAGGCTATGGGTTCATCTCCCAGAACGATGGCGAAGATCTCTTCGTCCACTTCTCTGAGATCAAGATGGACGGGTTCAAGACCCTCGACGAAGGTGCTGCAGTGCAGTTCGACGTCACCACCGGCCAGAATGGCAAGCTCCAGGCGAGCAATGTGACGAAGGCTTAA
- the ruvC gene encoding crossover junction endodeoxyribonuclease RuvC has protein sequence MASVERIVLGIDPGLANTGWGVVAQRGPRLTCLAYGCVSTSKDTELCQRLKKIHDQMGAVIARFEPECVGIETVWFGENVTAGIGTSQARGAALVACATGNLPVGEFTPRQIKLAVVGTGTAEKEQVQYMVKQLLSLEAVPHPDHAADALAAAICYTTHKGAL, from the coding sequence ATGGCATCGGTTGAACGCATCGTCCTCGGAATCGATCCGGGGCTTGCTAATACGGGGTGGGGCGTTGTGGCCCAACGGGGCCCGAGGCTGACGTGCCTTGCGTACGGCTGCGTTTCCACGTCGAAGGATACCGAGCTTTGCCAGCGCCTCAAGAAAATCCACGATCAGATGGGAGCTGTGATCGCACGGTTCGAGCCCGAGTGCGTCGGCATCGAAACGGTGTGGTTCGGCGAAAACGTCACGGCGGGTATCGGCACGAGCCAGGCGCGCGGAGCCGCGCTTGTGGCCTGTGCGACGGGGAATCTGCCGGTCGGCGAATTTACACCGCGCCAGATCAAGCTTGCTGTGGTCGGTACCGGTACGGCTGAGAAAGAGCAGGTGCAGTACATGGTCAAGCAGCTGCTTTCGCTCGAGGCCGTTCCCCATCCCGACCACGCAGCCGATGCGCTCGCCGCAGCCATCTGCTATACCACGCATAAAGGAGCACTATGA
- a CDS encoding epoxyqueuosine reductase QueH, with amino-acid sequence MKLLLHACCGPCSLEPTRLLAHAGHDIAIAYMNSNIHPAEEYARRAETLRAWAASGGLPVVEGPYDPEAWERTVGAVAADAAKSREDRCRACYRLRLEETACYASAHGFDGISTTLTVSPYQYTDVIREELERAATAHKLAYVFEDFRPFYDEATRRSRELNMYRQNYCGCRISQAEAETERRERKAARKAAREAEQLKRSAEAAVAEEERLRKRAERKAYAEKQERKHRILKELREKNRDRSERPNA; translated from the coding sequence ATGAAATTACTACTCCACGCGTGCTGCGGCCCCTGCTCGCTCGAGCCGACGAGGCTTTTGGCGCACGCGGGCCACGACATCGCGATCGCATACATGAATTCGAACATACACCCTGCCGAGGAATACGCACGCAGGGCCGAAACGCTGCGCGCTTGGGCAGCATCGGGTGGGTTGCCCGTCGTCGAGGGCCCATACGATCCCGAGGCGTGGGAGCGCACGGTTGGAGCCGTTGCCGCAGATGCCGCAAAGAGCCGCGAAGACCGGTGCCGCGCCTGCTATCGCCTGCGTCTCGAGGAAACGGCGTGCTACGCGAGCGCGCATGGTTTCGATGGAATCTCCACCACGCTCACGGTGAGCCCCTATCAGTATACCGACGTTATTCGAGAGGAGCTCGAACGGGCAGCGACGGCTCACAAGCTCGCCTACGTGTTCGAGGATTTCCGCCCCTTTTACGACGAGGCGACGCGCAGAAGCCGCGAGCTCAACATGTACCGCCAGAACTATTGCGGCTGCAGGATATCGCAAGCAGAAGCAGAAACGGAGCGGCGCGAGCGAAAGGCCGCACGGAAAGCCGCACGCGAAGCGGAGCAGCTCAAACGTTCTGCCGAGGCGGCTGTAGCCGAGGAAGAGCGCTTAAGAAAGCGAGCCGAGCGGAAGGCCTACGCCGAGAAGCAGGAGCGCAAGCACCGAATCCTCAAAGAGCTTCGTGAAAAGAACCGAGACCGATCAGAAAGACCGAACGCATGA
- the ruvA gene encoding Holliday junction branch migration protein RuvA: MIAFLNGILAGKTQDTAFIDVGGVGYAVGMAAGSLAKLPATGERVLVHTHLNVREDAVSLYGFLSQEEKGLFLRLNSVSGIGPKVALSALSVFSPQQLVAAITSQDVALVSKIPGVGKKTASRIILELKGSLDADLLGEPTAVAATGGPVQGVQDALLSMGFTSAEIELALKGAPDQADEAMLLQYALKRMGE; this comes from the coding sequence ATGATAGCGTTTCTCAACGGCATACTGGCAGGCAAAACGCAGGATACGGCGTTTATCGACGTCGGGGGTGTGGGCTACGCGGTCGGCATGGCTGCGGGAAGCCTTGCGAAACTTCCCGCGACGGGAGAACGCGTGCTTGTGCATACGCATCTGAACGTGCGGGAAGATGCGGTGTCGCTGTACGGGTTTCTTTCCCAGGAAGAAAAGGGACTGTTCCTGCGGCTGAACAGCGTTTCGGGCATCGGGCCCAAAGTGGCGCTCTCGGCGTTGTCGGTGTTCTCGCCCCAACAGCTTGTCGCGGCCATCACCTCGCAGGATGTTGCGCTCGTATCGAAAATACCCGGCGTCGGAAAGAAAACGGCATCCCGCATCATTCTCGAACTCAAAGGATCGCTCGATGCCGATCTGCTCGGCGAGCCCACGGCCGTGGCCGCAACGGGCGGTCCCGTGCAGGGCGTGCAGGATGCGCTTTTGTCCATGGGATTCACATCTGCCGAGATCGAACTAGCACTCAAGGGCGCTCCCGACCAAGCCGACGAGGCCATGCTGCTACAATACGCTTTGAAGCGTATGGGCGAATAG
- a CDS encoding sensor domain-containing diguanylate cyclase has translation MGKSTLARTNVLVCLVVATGFLLVAFLGYRANYSSSAQDIENLSLLVSEDIFHQQSAIFAKPVMASRTMAGDVFLAELLERGVETGEDGDFTEEVVGYLEAYHKAFGYESVFLVSAATARYYSYAGYDRTLVEGDPENGWYFEAIESTEDYLLEVDNDQVTNDEITVFVNCRVLSEEGDLLGIVGVGVRTSELQAVLADYAETFDADVYFVSEDGTIQLSRDHVGYDEANLFDVYPYGDDVRECVLSLGEDETPKGFWIDSAEGVAVDSYMVVRTVPDLDWNLVVERDTGELLAGLQQRFFESMLIIVVVIVAILGIITQTIRAFNRRIVEVTRMAEAERRTAFERATEDLFEHIYELDITNNCSANDATERYFESLGAPKGTPFDKALEIVAEKQIKEEFRQGYIDTFRPSSVMKAFSEGREMLQYEFLMADKAGEYYWMRITARIVKLESEGTVHMLSYRQNIDAEKRQERKMIERAETDEMTGFASKGATARYIEALLSEKLDRRFALFMIDIDDFKQANDAHGHQFGDEVIVAFCDILREQFGKGAVLGRVGGDEFTAFVEIPKEAWAKAKASTLIRALDATCETEGIAWKMSASAGVAVYPDDGGDFATLIGNADTALYHAKKLGKNCFVVFGDLRAEGTVQGVDRRCGNAGYGADRVMRVSSRGESAISDKDVSD, from the coding sequence ATGGGGAAAAGTACTCTGGCGCGTACGAATGTGCTCGTATGTCTTGTCGTAGCGACGGGCTTTCTCTTGGTGGCATTTCTCGGTTATCGCGCTAACTACAGCTCATCTGCCCAGGATATAGAAAACCTTTCGCTGCTCGTCTCTGAAGACATCTTCCATCAGCAGTCGGCGATATTCGCGAAACCTGTTATGGCGTCGCGCACGATGGCAGGCGATGTATTTCTCGCCGAATTGCTTGAGCGAGGGGTTGAGACGGGCGAGGATGGGGATTTCACCGAAGAAGTCGTCGGGTACCTCGAGGCATACCATAAGGCGTTCGGCTACGAGTCGGTCTTCCTCGTGTCCGCCGCAACGGCCCGTTACTACAGCTACGCGGGCTACGACCGCACGCTCGTCGAAGGCGATCCTGAAAACGGATGGTACTTCGAGGCGATTGAGAGTACGGAGGATTATCTGCTGGAAGTCGACAACGACCAGGTGACCAACGATGAAATTACCGTATTCGTCAATTGCCGGGTTCTTTCCGAGGAAGGCGATCTTCTGGGCATCGTGGGCGTAGGGGTGCGCACAAGCGAGCTCCAGGCGGTTCTCGCCGATTATGCCGAAACCTTCGATGCCGACGTCTACTTCGTGAGCGAAGACGGCACGATTCAGCTTTCGAGGGATCACGTCGGCTACGACGAGGCGAACCTGTTCGACGTGTACCCCTATGGCGACGATGTACGCGAGTGCGTGCTTTCGCTCGGCGAGGACGAGACGCCGAAGGGCTTCTGGATCGATTCGGCCGAGGGCGTCGCGGTCGACTCGTACATGGTGGTGCGCACGGTACCCGATCTTGACTGGAACCTTGTCGTGGAACGGGATACCGGCGAGCTGCTCGCCGGTCTACAGCAGCGCTTTTTCGAATCGATGCTCATCATCGTCGTAGTCATCGTTGCCATACTCGGTATCATCACGCAGACTATCAGGGCGTTCAATAGGCGAATCGTCGAAGTGACCCGCATGGCCGAAGCCGAGCGACGCACGGCTTTTGAACGCGCTACTGAAGATCTGTTCGAGCACATCTACGAACTCGACATCACGAACAACTGCTCGGCGAACGATGCTACAGAACGCTACTTCGAAAGCCTCGGCGCCCCGAAGGGCACACCGTTTGACAAGGCGCTCGAAATCGTCGCAGAAAAGCAGATTAAAGAAGAATTCCGTCAGGGCTACATCGATACGTTCAGGCCGTCTTCGGTTATGAAGGCGTTCTCTGAGGGACGCGAAATGCTCCAATACGAGTTCTTGATGGCCGATAAAGCGGGCGAGTACTACTGGATGCGCATCACAGCGCGCATCGTGAAGCTCGAAAGCGAGGGAACGGTCCACATGCTTTCGTATCGGCAGAACATCGACGCCGAAAAACGCCAGGAGCGCAAGATGATCGAGCGCGCCGAAACCGACGAGATGACGGGCTTTGCATCCAAGGGCGCAACGGCACGCTATATCGAAGCGCTGCTCTCCGAAAAGCTCGACCGACGTTTCGCACTCTTCATGATCGACATAGACGATTTCAAGCAGGCGAACGACGCGCACGGCCATCAGTTCGGCGATGAGGTTATCGTCGCCTTCTGCGACATCCTGCGCGAACAGTTCGGCAAGGGCGCTGTGCTCGGTCGCGTCGGGGGAGACGAATTTACAGCGTTCGTCGAGATACCCAAAGAAGCGTGGGCGAAAGCGAAGGCTAGCACCCTCATCAGGGCACTCGATGCGACGTGTGAAACCGAGGGGATCGCATGGAAAATGTCGGCCAGCGCGGGCGTGGCGGTGTATCCGGATGACGGAGGCGATTTCGCAACGCTGATCGGAAACGCCGATACGGCCTTGTACCATGCTAAAAAGCTCGGCAAGAACTGTTTCGTCGTATTCGGCGATCTGCGTGCCGAAGGAACCGTGCAAGGGGTTGATCGCCGCTGCGGAAATGCGGGTTACGGGGCTGATCGGGTCATGCGGGTTTCGAGCAGGGGCGAAAGCGCCATTTCCGATAAGGACGTTTCTGACTGA
- the queA gene encoding tRNA preQ1(34) S-adenosylmethionine ribosyltransferase-isomerase QueA, with protein sequence MKTSDFDYILPEERIAQAPAAKRDECKLLVMDRNTGAIEDRIFRDIYEYLKPGDLLVANETRVMPARLLGAKRGTGGAAEVFLLRESFGHSASGSDASPKHNGTRSHSASASTNEAPDHRMPSNQTAFWEVLVRPGKRLKPGAIVDFADAAGNVAMSAEIVDWVESAEKGERLVRLVTERYATLDEAMHAVGHTPLPPYIKNYAGDEELYQTVFSKRERSAAAPTAGLHFTPELIERLQEKGVFWETVELEVGLDTFRIVDEDDPEQHRIHTEFYTVPQHVVDAVSATRARGGRVVAVGTTSVRSLESAWDDDAGMLKARNREATSLYILPGYEFHAVDALVTNFHVPRSTLMMLVSAFSTRDNIIAAYEHAVAQKYRMLSFGDAMFIA encoded by the coding sequence ATGAAAACGAGCGATTTCGATTACATCCTTCCCGAAGAGCGCATCGCACAAGCGCCTGCTGCAAAGCGCGACGAATGCAAGCTGCTCGTGATGGACCGCAACACCGGCGCGATCGAGGATCGCATTTTCCGCGACATCTACGAGTACCTGAAGCCCGGCGATCTGCTCGTCGCCAACGAAACACGCGTCATGCCTGCCCGCCTGCTTGGAGCGAAGCGCGGTACCGGAGGCGCAGCGGAAGTGTTTTTGCTCCGCGAATCGTTCGGCCACAGCGCATCCGGGAGCGACGCATCGCCCAAGCACAACGGTACGCGCAGCCACAGCGCATCGGCCAGTACGAACGAAGCGCCCGATCACCGCATGCCATCGAACCAGACGGCTTTCTGGGAGGTGCTCGTCAGACCCGGCAAGCGCCTCAAGCCGGGTGCAATCGTCGATTTCGCCGATGCTGCAGGCAATGTGGCGATGAGCGCCGAGATCGTCGATTGGGTCGAAAGCGCCGAAAAGGGCGAGCGACTTGTGCGCCTTGTAACTGAGCGCTACGCTACGCTTGACGAGGCAATGCACGCAGTCGGCCATACGCCGCTTCCCCCCTACATAAAAAACTACGCGGGCGACGAAGAGCTGTACCAGACCGTGTTCTCGAAGCGGGAACGGTCCGCGGCAGCCCCCACCGCAGGCCTGCACTTCACCCCCGAACTGATCGAGCGACTGCAAGAAAAGGGCGTTTTTTGGGAAACCGTAGAACTGGAAGTCGGACTCGACACGTTTCGCATCGTCGATGAGGACGACCCCGAACAACATCGCATCCATACCGAGTTCTACACCGTGCCCCAGCACGTCGTCGATGCGGTGAGCGCAACTCGTGCACGCGGCGGGCGCGTCGTTGCCGTCGGCACGACAAGCGTGCGCAGCCTGGAAAGCGCATGGGACGACGATGCCGGAATGCTTAAAGCGCGAAACCGCGAGGCGACATCGCTCTATATCCTTCCCGGATACGAGTTCCATGCGGTCGACGCGCTTGTAACGAACTTTCACGTGCCGCGCTCGACACTCATGATGCTCGTCAGCGCGTTTTCCACCCGCGACAACATCATAGCCGCCTACGAGCACGCGGTCGCGCAGAAATACCGCATGCTCTCGTTCGGCGACGCCATGTTCATCGCGTAG
- the ruvB gene encoding Holliday junction branch migration DNA helicase RuvB, giving the protein MENGSIEIEGMVFSAAEADGALSASRAVTPDLTEDDLALDRSLRPKLLADYAGQEKVKDSLSVLIEAAKARGEVVDHILFSGPPGLGKTTLATVVANELNANIRTTSGPAIERTGDLAAILTNLEEGDVLFIDEIHRLNRMVEEVLYPALEDYVLDIVVGKGPAARSIRLDLPRFTLVGATTRTGLLTGPLRDRFGMLFRLDYYTPDELCTIVQRSASILDIGIERDGALEIARRSRGTPRLANRLLKRVRDWAQVRGDGTIDEDVAAQALSFFEVDSLGLDIMDNRILELLAVRFGGRPVGLTTLASALSEDPETLEDVYEPYLLQQGLMIRTPRGRQATERTYDHLGIPAPATG; this is encoded by the coding sequence ATGGAAAACGGCAGCATCGAAATAGAAGGCATGGTGTTCTCGGCGGCGGAAGCCGACGGTGCGCTCAGCGCATCGCGCGCGGTCACTCCCGATCTTACGGAGGACGATCTTGCGCTCGATCGGAGCCTGCGTCCCAAGCTTTTGGCCGATTACGCCGGTCAGGAAAAGGTCAAGGATTCCCTTTCCGTTCTGATCGAGGCCGCGAAAGCGCGAGGCGAAGTGGTCGACCATATTCTGTTTTCGGGTCCGCCGGGCCTCGGCAAGACCACGCTTGCCACGGTGGTCGCCAACGAGCTGAACGCCAACATCAGAACGACGAGCGGCCCCGCAATCGAGCGTACGGGCGATCTTGCCGCGATACTCACGAACCTCGAAGAGGGCGATGTGCTGTTCATCGACGAGATCCACCGGTTGAACCGCATGGTCGAAGAGGTGCTGTATCCGGCGCTTGAGGATTACGTGCTCGACATCGTGGTGGGCAAGGGTCCGGCTGCCCGTTCGATCCGCCTCGACCTTCCGAGGTTCACGCTCGTCGGCGCTACTACGCGTACGGGGCTTCTTACCGGACCTTTGCGCGACCGCTTCGGCATGCTCTTCCGCTTGGACTACTACACGCCCGACGAGCTGTGCACCATCGTGCAGCGATCCGCCTCGATTCTCGACATCGGTATCGAGCGCGACGGTGCACTCGAAATCGCTCGGCGCAGCAGGGGAACGCCGCGTCTGGCGAACCGCCTGCTCAAACGCGTGCGCGATTGGGCGCAGGTGCGCGGCGACGGTACGATCGACGAAGACGTTGCAGCGCAGGCCCTGAGCTTCTTCGAGGTCGATTCGCTCGGGCTCGACATCATGGACAATCGCATCCTGGAGCTTCTGGCCGTTCGCTTCGGGGGGCGGCCCGTGGGCTTAACCACGCTCGCGTCGGCCCTATCCGAAGATCCCGAAACGCTCGAAGACGTCTACGAGCCTTACCTGCTGCAACAGGGCCTCATGATCCGTACGCCGCGCGGCAGGCAGGCGACCGAAAGAACATACGACCATCTGGGTATTCCGGCACCCGCTACAGGGTAA
- the tgt gene encoding tRNA guanosine(34) transglycosylase Tgt, whose amino-acid sequence MALFDCAVEARSGHARALSFETAHGTAKTPMFMPVGTHATVKGVTTDQLRDLKAQVVLANTYHLSMRPGADLIAEAGGLHEFMQWDGPILTDSGGFQIFSLADTRKLDDDGVTLQSIYDGAKIRWTPESNMDIQQKLGADVVMQLDQCAPYPATREFVEGAVDLSARWAARCLAAHTKENQALFGIVQGGMHLDLRLQSVERLLEAGRASVEAGHKDFQGFGIGGYSVGEEHDVMFETLGEVARALPEDKPRYLMGVGNPTTLVRAVREGVDMFDCVLPTRTARMGTAFSSTGRMNMRNAKFARDFGPLDRACTCPVCAKYSRAYLRHLVKSGEMLGGMLLSVHNLHYLLDLMRRAREAVLADEYEAFYEAWMASSAANDY is encoded by the coding sequence ATGGCCCTGTTCGATTGCGCGGTCGAGGCGAGAAGCGGTCACGCGCGCGCCCTTTCGTTTGAAACGGCACATGGTACGGCGAAGACGCCCATGTTCATGCCGGTCGGCACGCATGCCACCGTGAAAGGCGTCACAACCGACCAGCTTCGTGATCTAAAAGCCCAGGTCGTACTTGCCAATACCTACCATCTTTCGATGCGCCCGGGAGCCGATCTCATCGCCGAGGCGGGCGGGCTTCACGAGTTTATGCAGTGGGACGGCCCGATCCTCACCGATTCGGGCGGTTTTCAGATATTCTCGCTTGCCGATACGCGCAAGCTCGATGACGATGGCGTAACGCTCCAGTCGATCTACGACGGCGCGAAGATCCGCTGGACGCCCGAGAGCAACATGGACATCCAGCAGAAGCTCGGGGCCGACGTCGTCATGCAACTCGATCAGTGCGCTCCGTATCCGGCAACGCGCGAATTTGTAGAAGGCGCGGTGGACCTCTCCGCCCGCTGGGCTGCGCGATGTCTCGCCGCCCACACGAAAGAGAATCAGGCGCTGTTCGGCATCGTGCAGGGCGGCATGCACCTCGATCTGCGCCTGCAATCGGTCGAGCGCCTGCTTGAGGCGGGCCGTGCAAGCGTCGAGGCGGGCCACAAGGATTTTCAAGGCTTCGGCATTGGCGGCTATTCGGTAGGGGAAGAGCATGATGTGATGTTCGAAACGCTGGGTGAGGTCGCCCGCGCGCTTCCCGAGGACAAACCTCGCTACCTCATGGGGGTGGGAAACCCTACGACGCTCGTGCGAGCTGTGCGCGAAGGCGTCGATATGTTCGATTGTGTGCTGCCTACCCGGACCGCTCGCATGGGCACGGCGTTTTCCTCGACCGGCCGCATGAACATGCGCAACGCGAAATTCGCGCGCGACTTCGGACCGCTCGATCGTGCGTGCACGTGTCCCGTGTGCGCCAAGTATTCGCGCGCCTACCTTCGCCATCTCGTTAAGTCGGGTGAAATGCTCGGCGGTATGCTGCTTTCGGTGCACAACCTCCATTACCTGCTCGACCTCATGCGCCGTGCACGCGAAGCGGTGCTGGCCGATGAGTACGAAGCATTCTACGAGGCGTGGATGGCGTCTTCGGCGGCGAACGATTACTGA